DNA sequence from the Marinilongibacter aquaticus genome:
ATTGTCTACACTCAGCAAGAGGCCACGAGAAAGCAGGTAGTCGCCCACGAGCACGGCAATCTTATTTTTCCACAAAGCATTGATTGAAAAAAAGCCTCTACGGTAGTAAGATTCGTCTACCACGTCATCGTGCACAAGCGTAGCCGTGTGCAACAACTCAATCAAAGCCGCACCACGGTGGGTGGCTTCGTTCACTCCGCCATTCATTCCTGCCGACAAAAACACGAACATGGGACGAATTTGCTTGCCTTTCCGATGGATGATGTACCGCATGATCTGGTCAAGCAGCATCACATCCGTTTTCATGGATTTCCTGAACTTCTGCTCGAATTCTTTCATCTCCTGAGCAATTGGAGCCTGAATGTCTTTGATGCTTAGGGGCATTTACTTTGCCGAATTCACTGAAAAAGTTTATTGTTGGTTTATCGCTGCAATTTTACAATTCCAAAACGTAATATTACATTTGTGTGCAATAGAAAAGCTTCGTAGATTAAAATAATGCAAATTTTCCTTACAAAAAGTCAACAGCAAAACCAATGAAAGCTTTAATACTCGGTGGAGGTTCTTTAAAGGGGGCCTGGCAGGCCGGTGCCATTCAGGCTGTACTCGAAACTGGCTTCAAACCCGATATGATTTACGGTATTTCTGCAGGTGCATTGAATGCCGGATACATTGTCAACGAGTCGGGTAAACAGTGGGAGCAAAACCAACACATCGACTGGGAGCTCATCAATAAAAAACTGATCAACTTTTGGTTGGAGCACATCACCAAACCCAGCGACATTGGCAAGCTGAAATCGCGGTGGATGCTGGGCATGGAGACCCTATTGAGCCGTTTCGATGGTCTTTTGGATGTGGAAGGCTTGCACAACCTTTTCAAAAGAGAATTGCGTATAGAGTACATTGTGCAAAGTCCGGTAAGGATAAAGGTGGGGGCCGTGAATGTGCACACCGGCGAAATGTATTATGCCAGCCCCAACGACGCCTATTTTGTGGATTATATATTGGCCAGCAGCTCCATTCCCATTATGATGCCCACCGTGCAAATTGGAGGAGATCACCGTAAGGCCTTTCTGGATGGCGGCCTGCGGGAAGTTGTGCCGATAAAAAAGGCTATTGAAGACGGGGCCACCGAAATCTACGCCATTGCTACACATCCCAAACACCGACAGATGAAGTCGATAAACAACCGCTCTTTTTTCGGGCTTATCGAAAGAATTAAGGACATTTCTGTCAATCAATTTGAAAACAATGACATCGAATGGGCAGAGAATTACAATGAAAATCTGATGTCGATTGCGGGCTTTACACTGAACCGTAAAATCTCTTTGCATATCATTCGACCAACCGAACCTCTTCAGATCAAACTGACGAATTTCAACACAAAAGACGTGCGGGAAATGATTATGAATGGCTACGAATACGCCTACAATATGTTGCGTTCAAAATAGCTTCACCTTTGCCGAAAGCAGTCCCCAAATCGCAGCCAAGCAAAGAACCAATGTCAAGGATATTTGCAGGCTAGTCGCTTCGGCCACAAGGCCGATCAAGACCGGCCCTGCCATGAAACCCAGCATGGCAAAAGTATTCATAATGGCCAAACCCGTACCTTTGCTTTTCCCCGGCACCCGGGCAGCAGACGCATACAAAATCGGAGCCGTGCAACTTACCCCCATGCCCACCAAAGAAAAGCCGACAATCGCCGAATACGTAAACGGGAAAACTACGGCCACCGCCAGGCCCAACATGGCCAAGAAACCGCCAAAACTCAAAATCTTATTTGCCCCGAAACGGGGAATCAAAGTATCGCCAAACAAGCGGCCCAAGGCCATAAAAAGCGAGTAGCCCGAAAGCCCCCAACCGATAAAATAAGGGTTTGTATTCACCACATCCCGCATATATACCGAGGTCCAATCGACCATCGTTCCCTCCACGATATTGCCGCAAATCCCGATCACGATCATGATCAAAAATGCACCTTGGGGTAAAAAGAACCGCGTGCTCTGAACTTCCTGTTCGTTGGGTTCTTCGTGAATGCGGAAGATTGTTTTTCGAATAAATAAAGCCAAACTAAAAATGAACAAAGCCACCAAAGCCATGTAAAATCCGGGATTGAGTTCAAGCCCTCTCACCAAACTTGCCATAAGCGAACCCACCATCAATCCCACACTGAACATCCCGTGGCAGGTACTCATGATGTTTATCTTTTGATGAGCTTCGATGCTTGTCACGCCGATATTCATAGCAATATTGCAAATCGAAATACCCGCTCCACAGAAATAAAGACCAAGCGGCACCATCCACAGATGAGACACATTAAGAGGGATGGAAAAAGCGAGAGCCATACCGATCATTCCTCCGATCACGGTGGTTTT
Encoded proteins:
- a CDS encoding patatin-like phospholipase family protein, yielding MKALILGGGSLKGAWQAGAIQAVLETGFKPDMIYGISAGALNAGYIVNESGKQWEQNQHIDWELINKKLINFWLEHITKPSDIGKLKSRWMLGMETLLSRFDGLLDVEGLHNLFKRELRIEYIVQSPVRIKVGAVNVHTGEMYYASPNDAYFVDYILASSSIPIMMPTVQIGGDHRKAFLDGGLREVVPIKKAIEDGATEIYAIATHPKHRQMKSINNRSFFGLIERIKDISVNQFENNDIEWAENYNENLMSIAGFTLNRKISLHIIRPTEPLQIKLTNFNTKDVREMIMNGYEYAYNMLRSK
- a CDS encoding MFS transporter, with the protein product MKHLFHDFLGNRQSRAIGAAFFSLGFLFGSWATFIPFVKEQFALNDANLGLILLSLPMGAVTMNLMGAFLVSRLGMKTTVIGGMIGMALAFSIPLNVSHLWMVPLGLYFCGAGISICNIAMNIGVTSIEAHQKINIMSTCHGMFSVGLMVGSLMASLVRGLELNPGFYMALVALFIFSLALFIRKTIFRIHEEPNEQEVQSTRFFLPQGAFLIMIVIGICGNIVEGTMVDWTSVYMRDVVNTNPYFIGWGLSGYSLFMALGRLFGDTLIPRFGANKILSFGGFLAMLGLAVAVVFPFTYSAIVGFSLVGMGVSCTAPILYASAARVPGKSKGTGLAIMNTFAMLGFMAGPVLIGLVAEATSLQISLTLVLCLAAIWGLLSAKVKLF